A DNA window from Pseudodesulfovibrio thermohalotolerans contains the following coding sequences:
- a CDS encoding ribonuclease J, with protein MAEQSFTLYPLGGLGEIGMNCMLYRSGKSLVMVDCGLMFPEDYHFGVDVVIPCFDFVMRHKDQLNGIIVTHGHEDHIGALPWLLQNVDVPVYGSEFTLGLVENKLREHDLDRWADLRPVRPYDRLLLGDFRFHFFPVCHSIIEGFGLGIETPAGRVVHTGDFKIDRNPLGGHATDLGAFRKFSEEGVRLMLSDSTNVGNEGFALTEREIKVSLREIFNTAKGRILVSLFSSHIQRIQEIFDLADAEGRKVAVSGKSLHRNIELAREQGHLKVPKGTFIELDSLDQYGDSQLVLLVTGSQGEPLAALSRIAMGEHRQLSVRPDDLFILSSRFIPGNVKAINRVINNLYRLGAEVLYEKMHGIHASGHAHAGELTLMLETVRPEYFIPVHGEYRHLVKHGRLAVDCGVEQEKSLVVENGQPVTFHDDGTIEFLPRIAAEKILVDGKGVGDVGQSVLKERQLLAGEGMVIVVLVVDEASGEISMGPDIMSKGFVFEQQYMHLLDDAKCIVLDVHENIAPGDTVKLKERIRSALRRFFRKVLGRDPVVVPLVISI; from the coding sequence ATGGCTGAACAGTCCTTTACATTGTATCCGCTGGGCGGGCTCGGCGAGATAGGCATGAACTGTATGCTCTACCGGAGCGGGAAATCCCTGGTCATGGTGGACTGTGGCCTGATGTTTCCGGAGGATTACCATTTCGGCGTGGACGTGGTCATTCCCTGCTTCGATTTCGTCATGCGCCACAAGGACCAGCTCAACGGCATCATCGTGACCCACGGCCATGAGGACCACATCGGCGCGCTGCCCTGGCTGTTGCAGAATGTGGACGTTCCCGTCTACGGCTCCGAGTTCACCCTCGGGCTGGTGGAGAACAAGCTCAGGGAGCATGACCTGGACCGTTGGGCCGATCTGCGTCCCGTGCGTCCCTATGACCGTCTGCTGCTCGGTGATTTCCGTTTCCATTTTTTCCCGGTCTGCCACTCCATCATCGAGGGGTTCGGCCTGGGCATCGAGACCCCGGCCGGGAGGGTGGTCCATACCGGCGATTTCAAGATCGACCGCAATCCTTTGGGCGGCCATGCCACTGATCTTGGCGCATTCCGCAAATTTTCGGAAGAGGGCGTGCGGCTCATGCTCTCCGACTCGACCAACGTGGGCAACGAAGGGTTCGCCCTGACCGAGCGGGAGATCAAGGTCTCCCTGCGCGAGATATTCAACACGGCCAAGGGGCGTATCCTGGTGTCCCTTTTTTCCAGCCACATCCAGCGCATCCAGGAAATTTTCGACCTGGCCGACGCAGAGGGCCGCAAGGTGGCCGTGTCCGGCAAGTCCCTGCACCGAAATATCGAGCTGGCCCGAGAGCAGGGCCACCTCAAGGTGCCCAAGGGGACGTTCATCGAGCTGGATTCCCTGGACCAGTATGGGGATTCCCAATTGGTCCTCCTCGTGACCGGGTCGCAGGGCGAGCCGTTGGCGGCCCTGTCCCGCATCGCCATGGGCGAGCATCGGCAGCTCTCCGTCCGGCCCGACGACCTGTTCATTCTTTCTTCGCGGTTCATTCCCGGCAACGTCAAGGCCATTAATCGGGTCATCAACAATCTGTATCGCCTCGGGGCCGAGGTCCTGTATGAAAAGATGCATGGCATCCACGCTTCGGGCCATGCCCATGCGGGCGAGCTGACCCTTATGCTTGAAACCGTGCGGCCCGAATATTTCATTCCGGTGCATGGCGAGTATCGCCATCTGGTCAAGCATGGCAGGCTGGCCGTGGACTGCGGTGTGGAACAAGAGAAATCCCTGGTGGTGGAGAACGGTCAGCCCGTGACCTTCCACGATGACGGGACTATCGAGTTTCTGCCCCGCATCGCGGCGGAAAAAATTCTGGTGGACGGCAAAGGCGTGGGCGACGTGGGCCAGAGCGTGCTCAAGGAACGCCAGCTTCTTGCGGGTGAGGGCATGGTCATCGTGGTCCTGGTGGTGGACGAAGCCTCGGGCGAGATATCCATGGGGCCGGACATCATGAGCAAGGGGTTTGTTTTCGAGCAGCAGTACATGCACCTGTTGGACGATGCCAAATGCATCGTTCTGGATGTGCACGAAAATATCGCGCCGGGCGATACGGTCAAGCTCAAGGAGCGCATCCGCTCGGCCCTGCGGCGGTTTTTCCGCAAGGTGCTCGGCCGCGATCCGGTGGTCGTTCCCTTGGTCATTTCGATCTAG
- a CDS encoding lipoprotein has translation MKRILTATVMTVMVFLLAACGAQKNDLDTGYGLVRQGDCAGAQVYLDNTIAQPRSAMDMAYAYFLKGRCAEQASDYETAYENFYAAKVLVCYAVSTSTHVNWDTYARSEYCQKIIPEKLEALSAKIGDPAKVEAIKGRVNGILRADYLKRFDKKPN, from the coding sequence ATGAAACGGATTTTGACGGCAACGGTCATGACGGTCATGGTTTTTCTGCTCGCCGCTTGTGGGGCTCAGAAAAACGATCTCGACACGGGTTATGGGCTGGTCCGCCAGGGCGACTGCGCCGGGGCCCAGGTCTATCTGGACAACACCATCGCGCAGCCCCGCAGCGCCATGGACATGGCCTACGCCTATTTTCTCAAGGGCCGGTGCGCCGAGCAGGCTTCCGATTATGAAACCGCCTACGAAAATTTTTATGCGGCAAAGGTCTTGGTCTGCTACGCGGTCAGCACCAGCACCCACGTCAATTGGGATACCTACGCGCGCAGCGAGTATTGTCAGAAGATAATACCCGAGAAGCTTGAGGCTCTTTCGGCCAAGATCGGTGATCCGGCCAAGGTTGAAGCCATCAAGGGCAGGGTAAACGGAATACTTCGAGCCGACTACCTCAAAAGATTTGACAAGAAGCCGAACTAA
- a CDS encoding L-cysteine desulfidase family protein, protein MSFTVKDVLSIQVAPALGCTEPVAIALGAAAAVSLLPSKAYDALEVAVDPNVYKNGLAVSIPGAKGLSGLDTAAALGASGGDPALRLEVLQTVTDEDVKAAKRALAEGRIDVTLIKEHQGLLIRTKAKAGDDVAESVIEGLHDNIVSLTLNGRPVDSPLIRTRTDGEPSPVAAMEAWLKTLTLNELMALTEQLDEDDYAFLQKGVDVNMRLAKRGLKYGLGLGVGKTLERLCRQGLIKKDMMLAARILASAAADARMSGASLPAMSSAGSGNHGLTAILPIWAVKDYVEGVETRAVLEAVALSHIVTAFVKAHTGRLSAICGCSVAAGAGATAGITYLLGGDAHHIAGAIKNLLEDLAGIICDGAKTGCALKLATAAGTAVQAALFSLQGVNVHHTDGIIGLSSEDTMRNVGTLAVDGMIQTDQTILQIMLEKRFSDV, encoded by the coding sequence ATGAGTTTCACGGTCAAGGACGTCCTCTCCATCCAGGTCGCCCCCGCGCTGGGTTGCACCGAGCCGGTGGCTATCGCACTGGGGGCGGCCGCGGCCGTGTCCCTGCTCCCGTCCAAGGCATACGACGCCCTTGAAGTGGCCGTGGACCCCAACGTGTACAAGAACGGCCTGGCCGTATCCATTCCCGGAGCCAAAGGGCTGTCCGGGCTGGACACGGCCGCGGCCCTGGGCGCGAGCGGCGGCGATCCCGCCCTGCGTCTCGAAGTGCTCCAGACCGTCACCGACGAGGACGTCAAGGCCGCCAAGCGGGCCCTGGCCGAAGGCCGGATAGACGTCACCCTCATCAAGGAGCATCAGGGGCTGCTCATCCGCACCAAGGCCAAGGCCGGAGATGACGTGGCCGAATCGGTCATCGAGGGCCTGCACGACAACATCGTCTCCCTGACCCTTAACGGCCGTCCGGTGGACAGTCCGCTCATCCGCACCCGCACCGACGGAGAGCCTTCCCCTGTGGCGGCCATGGAAGCATGGCTCAAGACCCTGACCCTCAACGAACTCATGGCCCTGACCGAACAACTGGACGAGGACGACTACGCCTTCCTCCAGAAGGGGGTGGACGTGAACATGCGCCTGGCCAAACGAGGCCTCAAGTACGGCCTCGGACTGGGCGTGGGCAAGACCCTGGAGCGGCTCTGCCGACAGGGGCTCATCAAGAAGGACATGATGCTCGCCGCGCGTATCCTCGCCTCGGCCGCCGCCGACGCGCGCATGTCCGGCGCGTCCCTGCCCGCCATGTCCTCCGCCGGGTCCGGCAACCACGGCCTGACCGCCATCCTGCCCATCTGGGCCGTCAAGGATTACGTCGAGGGCGTCGAGACCAGGGCCGTGCTCGAAGCCGTGGCCCTCTCGCACATCGTCACCGCCTTCGTCAAAGCGCACACAGGACGGCTATCAGCAATCTGCGGCTGTTCCGTGGCTGCGGGAGCGGGAGCCACCGCCGGGATCACCTACCTCCTGGGCGGCGACGCCCATCACATCGCCGGGGCCATCAAGAATCTCCTCGAAGACCTGGCCGGGATCATTTGCGACGGTGCAAAGACCGGCTGCGCCCTCAAACTCGCCACGGCAGCGGGCACTGCGGTCCAGGCCGCCCTTTTCTCGCTCCAGGGCGTCAACGTCCACCACACCGACGGCATCATCGGCCTCTCCTCCGAAGACACCATGCGAAACGTCGGCACCCTCGCCGTGGACGGCATGATCCAAACCGACCAGACCATCCTTCAGATCATGCTCGAAAAACGATTCTCCGACGTCTAG
- a CDS encoding chloride channel protein, which translates to MAPERSEPLFLKLRRPNVRFLFLAIIIGVLAGYGAVLFKLILKYMQWVFYQNTDDWLSFAGTVPLWMKIVMPTAGGLVVGLVVSFFASEAKGHGVPEVMQAIALRGGRIRKRVAAAKIFASAVTIGSGGSVGREGPMVQIGSSIGSSVGQMFKIPRVHMKTMVGCGAAAGIAATFNAPIAGVLFALEIIIGDFGVMQFSPVVLSSVMATAISRYYFGDFPHFDIPSYSIVSLWEYFFYPLLGVVTGFVALAFTNSLYWLEDRFDAIPIPEWSKPAIGGAVLGSLFAVWPQVFGVGYGAMNTALVNQTPFALMLVLIFVKIAASSVTLGSGGSGGIFAPSLFMGCMTGGVFGHVVHWLFPAYTAMPGAYALVAMGGLVAGTTHAPITAILIIFEMTSDYSIILPLMLTCITATVMNSTIQRASIYTTKLLRRGIDIEAGRERHLLSHMLVKEVMVRDFVTIPQSMSLSGIIWTFKTQNAPYLHVVDEEGRLTGIISFRDLRAVLNEDALNDLLIAHDLATLNPVTVTTDDTLQDALDKITDWGVSQLPVLSSGREPKLVGTLTELAIDAAYNSATVRAEIAEDHERKPS; encoded by the coding sequence ATGGCCCCCGAACGAAGTGAACCGCTCTTCCTCAAACTCAGGCGGCCCAATGTACGCTTTTTGTTCCTGGCCATCATCATTGGCGTTCTGGCCGGGTACGGCGCGGTTCTGTTCAAGCTGATCCTCAAGTACATGCAATGGGTGTTCTATCAGAACACCGATGACTGGCTGTCCTTTGCCGGGACCGTCCCGCTATGGATGAAAATCGTCATGCCGACGGCTGGCGGATTGGTTGTCGGCCTGGTGGTCAGCTTCTTCGCGTCCGAAGCCAAGGGACACGGCGTGCCCGAGGTCATGCAGGCCATCGCGCTGCGCGGCGGGCGCATCCGCAAACGGGTGGCCGCGGCCAAAATTTTCGCCTCGGCAGTGACCATCGGTTCGGGCGGCTCGGTGGGGCGCGAAGGGCCAATGGTCCAGATCGGCTCCTCCATTGGGTCGTCCGTAGGGCAGATGTTCAAAATCCCCAGGGTGCACATGAAGACCATGGTTGGGTGCGGAGCGGCGGCAGGAATCGCCGCCACCTTCAATGCGCCCATTGCCGGAGTGCTCTTCGCGCTGGAAATTATCATCGGTGACTTCGGGGTCATGCAGTTTTCGCCCGTGGTCCTGTCCTCGGTCATGGCCACGGCCATCTCACGCTATTATTTCGGTGATTTTCCCCATTTTGACATTCCGTCCTACTCCATTGTCTCCCTCTGGGAGTATTTCTTTTATCCCTTGCTCGGCGTGGTCACCGGCTTTGTTGCGCTGGCCTTCACCAATTCGCTGTATTGGCTCGAAGACCGGTTCGACGCCATCCCCATCCCGGAATGGAGCAAGCCCGCCATCGGCGGGGCCGTGCTGGGCTCCCTTTTCGCCGTCTGGCCGCAGGTCTTCGGCGTGGGGTACGGGGCCATGAACACGGCTCTTGTCAATCAGACTCCCTTCGCGCTCATGTTGGTGCTTATTTTCGTCAAGATCGCGGCCTCCAGCGTGACACTGGGTTCGGGCGGTTCGGGCGGAATTTTCGCCCCCAGCCTGTTCATGGGCTGCATGACAGGCGGGGTCTTCGGCCATGTGGTCCATTGGCTGTTCCCGGCATACACGGCCATGCCCGGCGCATACGCCCTGGTGGCCATGGGCGGCCTGGTGGCGGGCACCACTCATGCGCCCATCACCGCCATCCTCATCATTTTCGAGATGACCTCGGACTATTCCATTATTCTGCCGCTTATGCTCACCTGCATCACGGCTACGGTCATGAATTCGACCATCCAGAGGGCGTCCATCTACACCACCAAGTTGCTCAGGCGCGGCATCGACATCGAGGCGGGCCGGGAACGCCACCTGCTTTCGCACATGCTGGTCAAGGAGGTCATGGTCCGGGACTTCGTGACCATACCGCAGTCCATGTCCCTGTCGGGCATCATCTGGACATTCAAGACGCAGAACGCGCCATATCTGCACGTGGTGGACGAGGAAGGGCGGCTGACTGGGATCATCTCCTTCCGCGATCTGCGGGCCGTGCTCAACGAGGACGCGTTGAACGACCTGCTCATCGCGCACGATCTGGCCACGCTCAATCCGGTGACCGTGACCACGGACGACACACTACAGGACGCCTTGGACAAAATCACGGACTGGGGCGTGTCTCAGCTTCCCGTTCTCAGCTCCGGCAGGGAACCGAAGCTTGTGGGCACCCTGACTGAGCTGGCTATCGACGCGGCATACAATTCCGCCACGGTCAGGGCGGAGATCGCCGAGGACCACGAGCGGAAGCCGTCCTAG
- a CDS encoding YhcH/YjgK/YiaL family protein has product MILDILENTDLYAGLNPRFPAAFAFLRRPDLAELPLGRMDLEDGLYAVMAKGPGRKAEDALIETHDHYIDLAYVIDGTDNIGWKARRDLGPSVEASDPRNDVAFYADAPTHWAEVLPGMIAVYFPEDAHMPMISDGEIHKIIMKVRV; this is encoded by the coding sequence ATGATCCTCGATATTCTCGAAAACACCGACCTCTATGCGGGACTCAACCCCCGCTTCCCCGCCGCCTTCGCCTTCCTGCGCAGGCCGGATTTGGCCGAACTGCCTCTGGGCCGAATGGACCTGGAGGACGGGCTCTATGCGGTGATGGCCAAAGGGCCGGGACGCAAGGCCGAGGACGCGCTCATCGAGACCCACGATCATTACATAGACCTCGCCTACGTCATCGACGGCACGGACAATATAGGCTGGAAAGCGCGGCGCGACCTCGGCCCCTCGGTGGAGGCGTCCGACCCGCGCAATGACGTGGCTTTCTACGCCGACGCGCCCACCCACTGGGCCGAAGTCCTGCCCGGCATGATCGCCGTCTACTTCCCCGAAGACGCCCATATGCCCATGATCTCCGACGGTGAGATACACAAGATCATCATGAAGGTCCGCGTCTGA
- a CDS encoding dihydrolipoyl dehydrogenase family protein, giving the protein MTYDLVVIGAGPGGFDAAVEAAGLGLSVALVEKDFLGGTCLNRGCIPTKLWLGATSAVEELHNQTRMKVASGEVTVNFAALQSRVQKHLAGTRKAMGMQLKKLGVELIEGTGRLAGDHQVAVASADGEKTLAYKKLVVATGSRPIFFPGLEPDGDCVLDSDMFLSMESMPESLIVVGAGFIGLEMAQVAHRFGAKVTVVDAMDRVAPLEDPQVSKALAGVFKRWKWDIRLNERVAGVVTRDGRALLTLNSGEQIVADKALVAVGRGPVTKEIGLEEAGIELLFNQIQVDDHFLAAPDIYAIGDANGHIQLAHAASHQAHYVALHAAGKIETPYAVGPVPSVLYGSPEAMRVGTMENEAFLADFDTTEVSVAQLAANPMAQAHAATQGFVKVVWSDGKVVGVTAVGHDVSRLVTPAAMIVHQGWTLNDIHSVIFPHPSLDEALLMALKAERKKVQ; this is encoded by the coding sequence ATGACTTATGATCTCGTAGTAATAGGGGCCGGTCCCGGCGGATTCGACGCAGCCGTTGAAGCCGCCGGACTCGGCCTGTCCGTGGCCCTGGTCGAAAAGGACTTCCTGGGCGGCACCTGCCTCAACCGCGGGTGCATCCCCACCAAGCTCTGGCTCGGGGCCACCTCCGCCGTCGAAGAGTTGCATAACCAGACCCGCATGAAGGTCGCCTCGGGCGAGGTGACCGTAAACTTCGCCGCCCTGCAAAGCAGGGTGCAGAAGCACCTGGCGGGCACCCGCAAGGCCATGGGAATGCAGCTCAAGAAACTCGGCGTGGAATTGATCGAAGGCACGGGCCGCCTGGCGGGAGACCACCAGGTGGCCGTGGCCTCGGCCGACGGGGAGAAGACCCTCGCCTACAAGAAACTGGTGGTCGCCACCGGCTCCCGGCCCATCTTCTTCCCCGGCCTGGAGCCCGACGGCGATTGCGTCCTCGACTCCGACATGTTCCTGTCCATGGAGTCCATGCCCGAATCGCTCATCGTGGTCGGCGCGGGCTTCATCGGCCTGGAAATGGCCCAGGTGGCCCACCGCTTCGGTGCCAAAGTCACCGTCGTGGACGCCATGGACCGCGTGGCTCCCCTGGAGGACCCCCAAGTTTCCAAGGCCCTGGCCGGCGTGTTCAAACGCTGGAAATGGGATATCAGGCTGAACGAGCGCGTGGCCGGTGTGGTCACCCGCGACGGGCGGGCTCTGCTCACCCTGAACTCGGGCGAGCAGATCGTTGCCGACAAGGCTCTGGTGGCTGTCGGACGCGGCCCCGTGACCAAGGAAATCGGCCTGGAGGAAGCGGGCATAGAGCTGCTCTTCAACCAGATTCAAGTGGACGACCATTTCCTGGCCGCACCGGACATCTACGCCATAGGCGACGCCAACGGCCACATCCAGTTGGCCCATGCGGCATCGCACCAAGCCCACTATGTAGCTCTCCACGCCGCAGGCAAAATCGAGACTCCTTACGCCGTCGGCCCGGTGCCGAGCGTGCTTTACGGCTCGCCTGAAGCCATGCGCGTCGGAACCATGGAGAATGAAGCATTCCTGGCCGATTTCGACACCACCGAAGTCTCCGTGGCCCAGCTTGCGGCCAATCCCATGGCCCAGGCTCATGCGGCCACCCAGGGATTCGTCAAGGTGGTCTGGTCCGACGGCAAGGTGGTCGGCGTCACGGCCGTGGGCCACGACGTATCCCGGCTCGTCACCCCGGCGGCCATGATCGTCCATCAAGGCTGGACTTTGAACGACATACATTCGGTCATTTTCCCGCATCCGTCTCTGGATGAAGCCCTGCTCATGGCCCTCAAGGCTGAGAGGAAAAAAGTGCAATGA
- the gcvPB gene encoding aminomethyl-transferring glycine dehydrogenase subunit GcvPB codes for MKTIFEQSVAGREGCWPCEGMAEEAYIPKDMLREGNIGLPSVSELDVVRHFTRLSQLNYSVDSNFYPLGSCTMKYNPKFTEVAAGLPGFTRLHPVLPQLRGAGGLCQGALEVMYEIERLLCEITGMAAYTMHPMAGAHGELTGVMLMAAYHRDKGNKKTKVIVPDSAHGTNPASAAIAGFEIVSVESKDGIVDPAALEKVLDDEVAGMMMTCPNTLGLFEKNLPEVVRMLRKVDALLYYDGANLNAIMGKMRVGDVGFDIVHWNVHKTLATPHGGGGPGSGPVGVSERLVDYLPVSRVRKREDGQFFLDYDFPKSIGYVAPFYGNFGVYLKAYAYILRLGGAGLTRASENAVLAANYMRKRLSSHFEVPYNRTCMHEFVISATPQAHKGVHALDFAKGLLDRGYHAPTIYFPLIVPEALMIEPTETENKETLDKFCDDLIELAELVDTNPEALTSAPVNLPVTRLDETKAARSMELTDDL; via the coding sequence ATGAAGACCATCTTTGAACAATCCGTAGCCGGGCGCGAGGGCTGCTGGCCCTGCGAAGGCATGGCAGAAGAAGCCTACATCCCCAAGGACATGCTGCGCGAAGGCAACATCGGCCTGCCCTCCGTTTCCGAGCTCGACGTGGTCCGCCACTTCACCAGGCTGTCCCAGCTCAACTACAGCGTGGACAGCAACTTCTATCCCCTGGGGTCGTGCACCATGAAGTACAACCCCAAATTCACCGAAGTGGCCGCAGGCCTGCCCGGCTTCACCCGGCTGCATCCGGTCCTGCCCCAGTTGCGGGGCGCGGGCGGATTGTGCCAGGGCGCGCTTGAGGTGATGTATGAAATCGAACGGCTGCTGTGCGAGATCACCGGCATGGCCGCCTACACCATGCACCCCATGGCGGGCGCGCACGGCGAGCTCACGGGCGTCATGCTCATGGCCGCCTACCACCGCGACAAGGGCAACAAGAAAACCAAGGTCATCGTGCCCGACTCGGCTCACGGCACCAACCCGGCGTCCGCCGCCATCGCGGGCTTCGAGATCGTTTCCGTGGAATCCAAAGACGGCATCGTCGACCCCGCGGCCCTGGAAAAGGTCCTGGACGACGAAGTGGCGGGCATGATGATGACCTGCCCGAACACGCTGGGCCTGTTCGAGAAGAACCTGCCCGAAGTCGTGCGCATGTTGCGCAAGGTCGACGCCCTGCTCTACTACGACGGCGCGAACCTTAATGCCATCATGGGCAAGATGCGTGTCGGCGACGTGGGCTTCGACATCGTTCACTGGAACGTCCACAAGACCCTGGCCACCCCCCACGGCGGCGGCGGCCCCGGTTCCGGTCCCGTCGGCGTATCCGAACGGCTGGTGGATTACCTGCCCGTGTCCAGGGTCCGCAAACGCGAGGACGGCCAGTTCTTCCTGGACTACGACTTCCCCAAATCCATCGGTTACGTGGCCCCCTTCTACGGCAACTTCGGCGTGTATCTGAAGGCATACGCCTACATACTGCGGCTGGGCGGCGCAGGACTGACCCGGGCCAGCGAAAACGCGGTCCTGGCTGCCAACTACATGCGTAAACGGCTTTCGAGCCACTTCGAGGTTCCCTACAACCGCACCTGTATGCACGAATTCGTGATCTCCGCGACTCCCCAGGCGCACAAGGGAGTACACGCCCTGGACTTCGCCAAGGGACTGCTGGACAGGGGCTACCACGCGCCCACCATCTACTTCCCGCTTATCGTTCCCGAGGCGCTCATGATCGAGCCCACCGAGACCGAGAACAAGGAAACGCTCGACAAGTTCTGCGACGATCTCATCGAGTTGGCCGAGCTGGTGGACACCAACCCCGAAGCGCTGACCTCGGCTCCGGTAAACCTGCCCGTGACCAGGCTGGACGAGACCAAGGCCGCCCGGTCCATGGAACTGACAGATGACTTATGA
- the gcvPA gene encoding aminomethyl-transferring glycine dehydrogenase subunit GcvPA, translating into MPFVPHTEDEVREMLATIGVGSVDDLFAEISADMRPKSFDIPEGLSEMEVLSKLEALAAKNATDSVSFLGAGFYDHYIPAAVDALTMRGEFYTAYTPYQPEASQGTLQAIFEYQTAVARLLGMDCANASVYDGGTALYEATMMAVRKTKRRKIVVSEALNPIYRVMLGSYTTNLDVDLVTIPHKDGQTDIEGLKAALDDSTAAVLVQNPNFFGSVNDLTELFAAAKAVKAVSIMSVYPVLQTLLKTPGEMGADIAVAEGQSLGLPLSFGGPYLGIMTCTKTMVRQMPGRIVGRTTDTNGRTGYVLTLQAREQHIRRQRATSNICSNQSLCALRALVHICALGEMGLKRVARVSMERAHICAERLTAIPGVEMLTKGSFGNEFAVTLPVNAFEAIDKLTERGYVPGFPLGRYFEGLENGLLVACTEKTSEEQIGIFAEMLRGALK; encoded by the coding sequence ATGCCGTTTGTACCGCATACCGAAGACGAAGTGCGCGAGATGCTCGCCACCATCGGCGTGGGCTCCGTGGACGATCTCTTTGCCGAGATTTCCGCCGACATGCGTCCGAAGAGTTTCGACATTCCCGAGGGACTGAGCGAAATGGAGGTTCTCTCCAAGCTCGAAGCCCTGGCCGCCAAAAACGCCACCGACAGCGTAAGCTTCCTTGGCGCGGGTTTTTACGATCACTATATTCCGGCCGCCGTTGACGCGCTGACCATGCGCGGCGAATTCTACACGGCCTACACGCCCTACCAGCCCGAAGCTTCCCAGGGCACCCTGCAGGCCATTTTCGAATACCAGACCGCCGTGGCCCGGCTGCTGGGCATGGATTGCGCCAACGCCTCCGTCTATGACGGCGGCACCGCCCTGTACGAAGCCACCATGATGGCCGTGCGCAAGACCAAACGCCGCAAGATCGTGGTCTCCGAAGCGCTCAACCCCATCTACCGCGTCATGCTCGGTTCCTACACCACCAATCTGGACGTGGATCTCGTCACCATCCCGCACAAGGACGGCCAGACGGACATCGAGGGCCTCAAGGCCGCACTCGACGATTCCACCGCCGCCGTGCTGGTGCAGAACCCGAACTTCTTCGGCTCGGTCAACGACCTGACCGAGCTGTTCGCGGCAGCCAAGGCGGTCAAGGCCGTGTCCATCATGTCCGTCTATCCGGTGCTCCAGACCCTGCTCAAGACGCCGGGCGAAATGGGCGCCGACATCGCGGTGGCCGAAGGCCAGTCCCTGGGCCTGCCCCTCTCCTTCGGCGGCCCGTACCTGGGCATCATGACCTGCACGAAGACAATGGTCCGCCAGATGCCCGGCCGCATCGTCGGCCGGACCACGGACACCAATGGCCGCACCGGCTACGTGCTCACCCTCCAGGCCCGTGAACAGCACATCCGACGCCAAAGGGCCACATCCAACATCTGCTCCAACCAGTCCCTGTGCGCCCTGCGCGCCCTGGTTCACATCTGCGCCCTGGGCGAGATGGGCCTCAAGCGGGTGGCAAGGGTTTCCATGGAACGCGCCCACATCTGCGCCGAGCGGCTGACCGCCATCCCCGGCGTCGAGATGCTCACCAAGGGGAGCTTCGGCAACGAGTTCGCCGTGACCCTGCCCGTGAACGCTTTCGAAGCCATCGACAAGCTGACCGAGCGCGGCTACGTCCCGGGCTTCCCCCTGGGCCGGTACTTCGAGGGACTGGAAAACGGCCTGCTGGTGGCCTGCACGGAAAAGACCAGCGAAGAACAGATCGGCATATTCGCCGAGATGCTGCGAGGTGCGCTGAAATGA
- the gcvH gene encoding glycine cleavage system protein GcvH, protein MIPEDLMYAKTHEWVMVEGDVATVGITQFAQEQLGDLTFVELPEVGDTFEAGAEMGSVESVKAASEIYAPVSGEVIEVNAELEDAPEKVNEEPYGAGWMLKFRVKGTPEGLLNAEGYAAVVESEAH, encoded by the coding sequence ATGATCCCTGAAGATCTGATGTATGCGAAAACCCACGAGTGGGTCATGGTCGAAGGTGACGTCGCAACCGTCGGCATCACCCAGTTCGCCCAGGAGCAACTGGGCGACCTGACCTTCGTGGAACTGCCCGAGGTGGGCGACACCTTCGAGGCGGGCGCGGAAATGGGCTCGGTCGAGTCCGTCAAGGCCGCGAGCGAAATCTACGCGCCGGTGAGCGGCGAGGTTATCGAAGTCAACGCCGAGCTTGAGGACGCGCCGGAAAAGGTCAACGAAGAGCCCTACGGCGCGGGCTGGATGCTCAAATTCCGGGTCAAAGGCACTCCCGAGGGATTGCTGAACGCCGAAGGCTACGCCGCCGTGGTCGAATCCGAAGCGCACTAG